Part of the Candidatus Methylomirabilota bacterium genome, CGACGACCTGCGGCGCGCCACCGGGCTCGACATCGACTTCCGCATCGGTCCCGGCGCCGCCATCCAGGAGGCGATCGAGCGGACGTACCGCCGGATGATCTCCACCGAGGGCATCGACGAAGCCCTGCGGCAGGACCTCGGGCTCTCCGTCGGCGTCAACCCGGCCGCCGAGGAGGCGGTGGACGTCAAGCAGCTCCGCACCCAGGCCGACGATCCGCCCGTCGTCAAGGTCGTGAACTACGTGCTCGGGCGCGCCGCCGGCGACAACGCCTCCGACATCCACGTGGAGCCCCACGAGGACAGAACGCGAGTGCGCTATCGAGTAGACGGGCTGCTCTTCGACCTCCTCGAGATCCCGCGCGCGCTGCACCTCGCGGTGGTCTCGCGGCTCAAGATCATCTCGCGTCTCGACATCGCGGAGCGGCGGCTCCCCCAGGACGGGAGCTTCGCCTCCCGCATCCACGGCCGCGAGATCGACTTCCGCGTGTCCACCCTGCCCACCATCTTCGGCGAGAAGGTCGTGCTCCGGCTCCTCGAGAAGGAGGCGGTGGTCCAGCACTATTCGCTGGAGAGTCTCGGCTTCGAGCCCGAGCAGCTCGAGCAGTTCATGCGCGGGATCCGGCGGCCGTGGGGCATGGTGCTGCTCACCGGGCCCACGGGCAGCGGCAAGTCGACCACCCTGCACACCGCGCTCAAGGCCATCAAGTCACCGCGCAAGAACATCATTACCGTCGAGGACCCGGTGGAGTACCGCCAGCCGGGCATCCAGCAGGTGCAGGTGAAGGCCGAGATCGGCTTCGACTTCGCGCGCTCGCTCCGCTCCATCCTTCGGCAGGATCCCGACATCATCATGGTCGGCGAGATCCGCGACCAGGAGACGGCCCAGATCGCGGTGCGGGCGGCCCTCACCGGCCACCTCGTGCTCTCGACCCTACACACGAACGACGCGGTCTCCACGGTGACCCGGCTCATCAACATCGGCGTGGAGCCGTTCCTCGTCGCCACCGCCGTGAACGTCGCCGCCGCGCAGCGGCTCGTCCGGAAGATCTGCACCTCCTGCAAGGAGGCGTACCGCCCCAATGCCGAGGAGGCGGCGCTCTTCGCGCCCGATCCCGCGCCGGAGGTGCTCTACCGCGGGCGCGGCTGCAAGGCGTGCCGCAACATCGGCTACGCCGGGCGCATGGCGCTGTACGAGGTGTTCTGGGTCAACGCGGCGGTGCGCCGCATGGTCCTCGACGGGTGCGACGGCGACGGTCTCCGCCGCCACGCGATGGAGAGCGGCATGATGACGCTGCGCCAGGCGGGCGTCCGCCGCGCCCTCCAGGGGCTCACGACGATGGAGGAGGTCATGGCGGTGGTGGCGGACCAGGAGTAGGCGCGATGCCCGTGTTCGAGTACGAGGTGGCGGACCGCGCGGGTGCGCTGTCCCGAGGCCGCGCCCAGGCGGAGAACGCCGGCGACCTGATCCTCCGCTTCCGCGAGCAGGGACGCCTGGTCGTGGCCATCCGCCCCACCGGGGGCGACGGGGCCGTCCTCGTCGGCGCCGCCACGCCGGCCCTCACCGAGTCCATCCGGCAGACGCTCCAGCGTCTGAGCAGCGGGGTCGGGCTCGGTACCCTCGTGCTCTTCACCGGCCAGCTCGCCGCCATGCTGGGCGGCGGCCTCCACCTCGTACGCATCCTCACCTCGCTCGCCGGCGAGACCACCAATCAGAAGTTCCGGAAGGTCCTCATGAGCGTGCGGGACTCGGTCACCGGCGGCACGAGCTTCGCGGACGCCCTGGGCCAGTTCCCCTATGTCTTCGACAAGCTCTACGTGTCGGTGGTGCGGGCGGGGGAGCTGTCCGGCTCCCTGCCGGGGGTGCTCGACACCCTCACCGTATATCTCGAGAAGACGGCGAACCTGCGCCGCAAGGTGCGGGGCGCCATCGCATATCCCAGCGTGATCCTCTTCGTGTCGCTGTCCGTCGTCTTCATCATGATCGTCAAGATCGTCCCGATCTTCGAGAACGTGTACGCGCGCGCCAACGCCACGCTGCCCGCGCCGACCCGCACCCTCATCTGGGTGAGCGGACTCGTGCGCTACTACACGGTGACGGTCATCCTGCTCGTCCTCCTCGCCGCCGCGGGCGTCTACGTGGCGCTGCAGACGAGTCGGGGCCGGCGCCTCTTCGACCGGGTCAAGCTCGGCTTCCCCCTGTTCGGCCAGCTCATCCGTAAGGCCATCATGGCGCGGGTATGCCGCACCCTCGCCGTGCTCCTGAACAGCGGCATCCCGCTCATCGAGGCGATGGAGACGGTGTCGCGGG contains:
- a CDS encoding ATPase, T2SS/T4P/T4SS family; translation: MSHTPERWGWVPLGQMLVQDGILTDEQVAAALERQRKTKERLGQVLIEMRLIDEEVLLKYLGAQFRKEAITRPELAGLDLDVVKLIPEEVARQHRVIAAERNGRRLIVATADPLNVVAIDDLRRATGLDIDFRIGPGAAIQEAIERTYRRMISTEGIDEALRQDLGLSVGVNPAAEEAVDVKQLRTQADDPPVVKVVNYVLGRAAGDNASDIHVEPHEDRTRVRYRVDGLLFDLLEIPRALHLAVVSRLKIISRLDIAERRLPQDGSFASRIHGREIDFRVSTLPTIFGEKVVLRLLEKEAVVQHYSLESLGFEPEQLEQFMRGIRRPWGMVLLTGPTGSGKSTTLHTALKAIKSPRKNIITVEDPVEYRQPGIQQVQVKAEIGFDFARSLRSILRQDPDIIMVGEIRDQETAQIAVRAALTGHLVLSTLHTNDAVSTVTRLINIGVEPFLVATAVNVAAAQRLVRKICTSCKEAYRPNAEEAALFAPDPAPEVLYRGRGCKACRNIGYAGRMALYEVFWVNAAVRRMVLDGCDGDGLRRHAMESGMMTLRQAGVRRALQGLTTMEEVMAVVADQE
- a CDS encoding type II secretion system F family protein — encoded protein: MPVFEYEVADRAGALSRGRAQAENAGDLILRFREQGRLVVAIRPTGGDGAVLVGAATPALTESIRQTLQRLSSGVGLGTLVLFTGQLAAMLGGGLHLVRILTSLAGETTNQKFRKVLMSVRDSVTGGTSFADALGQFPYVFDKLYVSVVRAGELSGSLPGVLDTLTVYLEKTANLRRKVRGAIAYPSVILFVSLSVVFIMIVKIVPIFENVYARANATLPAPTRTLIWVSGLVRYYTVTVILLVLLAAAGVYVALQTSRGRRLFDRVKLGFPLFGQLIRKAIMARVCRTLAVLLNSGIPLIEAMETVSRVAGNRVIEGALTDATRRMRDGGTIAATLRETGQFPVMIIQLVATGEESGTLPTMLGRAAVYYEQQVDNSVATLSTLIEPVMIVIMGAIAGAVIFALYLPIFTLGQAIRGGVR